The genomic stretch GATAAAGGATGATACAGGAGAAGAAATCACCTTTACGGAAGTGCCAACTAAGATCGTCACGCTTGCAGCTAGTGAAACAGAAGCCATTTATGCTATAGGCTCTGGCGGGCAGATTGTTGGAGTTGATGAATGGAGCAATTATCCAGAGGAGGTTGCGTCTAAGCCAAAGGTAGGCGATATCACGACTAATATTGAAGCGGTACTCGCCCTTGAGCCCGATCTTGTACTCGCATCATCGTCAATGAATACAGAAGCGATTGCGAAGCTTCGCGAGCTGAACATCAACGTTTATGCAACAGATCCGCTCACCTACGATGCAGTCATTGCCAAAATCGAAAATTTAGGCCATATTATGAATAAACCATCCGAGGCAGCTGCAATTGCTGAGCATATGAGCCTAGTAAAGCAGCAGGTAACTGAAGCGGTTAAGGATGCCGAGAAGAAGAAGGTATACTTAGAGTTCGATGCTGGCTGGACTGTAGGCTCCGGCACATTTCTTGATGAGCTTATTACGCTCGCTGGCGGCAGCAACATTTCCGGTTCGCTCCCAGGCTGGTACGAGATTAGCGCTGAGGATATCGTCAAGAAAAACCCAGAGTTTATTATATATCCTGCATTGAAGGAGGAGCCGAATCCTATCGTTGTGAGCATTGAAAGCCGCCCAGGCTGGAATGTCATCGATGCAGTGAAGAACAAGCATATGCATGCAGTGACCGAGGATCCGCTCGTACGCGTAGGACCGCGTCTTGCTGATGGTTTGCTGGAGCTTGCTAAAGTTATTCACCCGGATCTCGTAAAATAATAAAATGACATATAAATTGGTTTGGTATGGAGGAGCAGCTATGCTCCTTCTTGCTGTTTCTATCGTTGTCAGCCTTTCGATAGGATCAGCCGGCATCTCAGTAAGGGACGTATGGGGAATCATGCTGCATCAACTGCCTTGGCTGTCTGATCAGCCAGTTCCTTATTCGTCCGCAGAAATTGCAATCGTAACGCAGGTACGGCTCTCGCGCGTATTGCTTGCTGTCCTTGTTGGGGCATGCCTTGCACTAGCTGGTACTGGCTTTCAAGGAGTGCTTCGCAATCCGCTTGCTGATCCCTATACATTAGGGGTTGCCTCGGGCTGCTCAGTCGGCGCTGCATTTATTATTTTGTTCGGCTTGCAGACAGCGCTTGGCATGTGGACGATACCGCTCGTTGCATTCGGAACAGGAACAGTTACGTTGTTAGGCGTTTTCTGGCTGTCACGAAACAACGGGGTCATGCAGATTGAAACATTGATTTTGTCAGGAGTCATTTTACAAGCGTTTTTAGGCGCCTTTGTATCCTTCATGGTATCGATGTCGGAGGGCGTTGTGAACCAAATTTTGTTTTGGCTAATGGGTTCGCTAGCTATGCGCAGCTGGAGCAATGTTTATATGCTGCTTCCGCTTCTAGCACTAGGTCTGCCGATCTTGCTCTTATATGGTCAATCTCTAAATTTATTCGTGCTTGGCGAGCGGCATGCAGCCCATCTGGGCATACGCGTGGAACGCACAAAGCTAATTGTACTAATCAGCTCAACGCTATTAACAGCAGCTGCCGTATCCGTATCCGGTGTTATAGGGTTCGTCGGTTTAGTTGTTCCGCATGTCATCCGATTGCTCGTTGGACCAGATTATCGATTAATTACACCATTAGCCGCAATCGGAGGCGGGATTTTTGTCTTGTGGGCAGATACGCTGGCGCGAATGGCACTGACTCCTAAGGAAATTCCGCTTGGCGTCGTTACTGCACTCATTGGCGCGCCGTTTTTTGCTTATTTGCTGCATAGACGGAAGCAAAAGCAAGGAGGAGCACTATGATTGAGGTGCGCGATATTGTACATAGAGTACAAGGAAGACCTGTACTGAATGGTCTTTCCTGTACCTTCCAGCAAGGATGCATGTATGGTGTTATAGGTCCAAATGGTGTTGGGAAGTCAACGCTTCTGCACTTATTGTCTGGGGTTGATCAGCCAAGCCGCGGAGAGGTACGGCTGGATGGCGTTAGTATGGCTTCTTACCCGCGCAAGCAGCTAGCTAAGAAAATGGCTGTTCTTCAGCAAAGCGGCTTGCCCCCTGTTGGTTTTTCCGTCCGCGAGGTCGTCAGCATGGGGAGATCCCCATTCCAGAGCTGGCTCGGTACTGATTCGGAGGATGGAGAGACGATCATTAATGCTGCTTTAAGGGCAATGGGGCTTCAAGAGCTGGAGCATCGCAAAATGGATCAGTTAAGCGGAGGCGAGCGGCAGCGTGTAGCACTCGCTAAGCTGATGGCACAGGAGCCCTCGATTATTTTGCTCGATGAACCGACGACTTATTTGGATATTGGCTATCAAGTTCAGCTTCTGGATACTGTGCGGGCTTGGCAGCGCGAGCGGAAGCTGACTGTCATCGCGGTGCTTCATGATTTGAATTTGGCTTCGCTATATTGCGATGAGCTCGTTGTGCTTCATCAAGGAAAAGTCGCAGCAGTAGGCACTCCTCATGCTGTATTAACGACTGAGCTAATCGATCAGGTTTACGAAGCAAAAACAGCAATCATCTCGCATCCACTAACGGGAGCTCCGCAAATTATGCTGCAGCCGAAGGTCATATACTAATTTTCCAATTAGAATAAAAGGAGTTTTTAAAAATGATCAGCAATTTGGACACGAAGCTGGCGGAAACAATTGAAAGAATCAAACCGTTCGATGAAGAGACAGCTGCTTTAGCGATGAAGTATTCCGATGGATTAACGAAGCCGCCCGGAAGTCTAGGAAAGCTGGAATCCATTTCTATTCAGCTAGCTGGAATCTCAGGGCAATTATGGCCGGATTTATCGCGTAAAGCAGTCATTGTCATGGCAGGGGACCATGGGGTATGCGAGGAAGGGGTCAGCGCATTTCCACAGGCGGTTACTCCTCAGATGGTTATGAATTTTTTGAATGGCGGTGCGGCAGTGAACGTGCTGGCTAGACAAGCAGGCGCTGAGGTCGTATGCGTTGATATTGGCGTAAATGCGGATTTAGAGCATGAGCTGCTAATTAGCCGCAAGGTAGTCCGAGGAACTGCGAACATGGCGAAGCAGCCCGCGATGACTCGCGAGGAGACTCTGCAAGCGATATTAGTAGGCATTGAAGTAGTAAATGAGCAAGTGCAGCGCGGCTGTCAATTGTTTGCCACGGGTGAAATGGGCATTGGCAACACGACAGCAAGCGCCGCTCTAACAACGGTATTAACCGGACTCGCACCTGAAGAGTCGGTGGGCCGGGGCACTGGCATTAACGATGCAAGCTGGCTGAATAAGGTAGCTGTTGTGAAGCGTGCGATTGCAATAAATAACCCTGATGCGAATGATGCTATTGATGTGCTTGCTAAATTAGGCGGAGCGGAAATTGCTGGTCTGGTCGGTGTCATTATCGGTGCTGCTGCGAGCGGTTGCCCTGTAGTTATCGACGGTTACATATCGTCAGCAGCTGCACTAGTCGCATCACGAATTGCGCCGCAAACGCTGCCTTATATGATCGCTTCACATCTCTCTCAGGAGCAGGGACATTTGAAGCTGCTGGAATCCATTGGCCTGCTGCCTATCATGCAGCTTGAAATGAGGCTGGGTGAAGGCACCGGAGCTGTATTATGTTTTCATTTCATTGACGCTGCGCTCCATCTCATGCAAGAGATGGCAACGTTTGAGAGCGCAGGCGTATCTAAGGATTAGGTGAGCGTCCATGGCAGTACTTGTAACCGGCGGAACGCGCAGCGGCAAGAGCAGCTTCGCAGAGCAATACGCGATGCGAGTCGCGGCAAGTGGCATTTATATTGCTACCTGTCAGCCGTATGATGAAGAAATGAGCAAGCGAATTGGGAAGCACCAGTCGGATCGAGATGATTCAGGCTTCAGCTGGGAGACGATCGAGGATGCGTATGCTGCAGCGGACGTACTTCGACAATTAGAAAAGAAATTTTTTGTGGAAGCGCAGCAGGGCAAGGAGTCGCCAGTCGTGCTGCTCGATTGTTTAACGTTATGGTTGACGAATTGGCTAATGCAAATAGAGCAGCAATCGCTGACAGACGATCGTCTGGAAATAGAAATAATGAAGCTGCTGGAAGCTATACATAGCTATCCTTATCCGCTGATTATCGTCACAAACGAAGTTGGTGACGGTATTGTACCCGCTTATGCGCTGGGCCGATTGTTCCGCGATGAGGCGGGACGTCTGAATCAGCGGGTTGCTGCGATTTGCGAGCGTGTTTTTCTCGTGACGGCAGGTATACCGATAGAGCTGAAGTCGCAAGCTTTTAGGTGGGATCAATTATGATTCTTTACTCGTTGAAGGAGCTGCTGCTGCTTGCAGCAGCAGCGATAGTGATAGATTGGATCATAGGCGATCCGAAATGGCCAACCCATCCCGTCATTCGGATCGGACGGCTGATTCGCTGGCTGGAGCGTCTTCTTGCACCAGAGCGGTTTGCTGCGAAGCCCAAAGTGGTTAAACAGTTGGGCGTTGCTTTGACTGCTATAACGCTGCTCATCAGCTTCGGTTCTACCTGGGGTATTGTTTTAACAGCAGATGCTTTGCATCCTTGGCTTGGCTATGCGGTGAGCGCTTGGCTTATTTCGACAACACTAGCAGTGAAGGGCTTGAAGGATGCAGCCGTGCTCGTCTATCGTCCCCTGGTCATGGGAAGGCTGGACGAGGCTAGAAAGTATGTAGGGTATATTGTTGGCCGAGACACCGCCGAGCTTGATGAGCGAGAGGCATCGCGTGCGACCATTGAGACGGTTGCGGAGAACACGGTTGATGCTCTTGTATCTCCTTTGTTGTTTGCGCTTATTGGAGGAGCACCGCTGGCTATGCTTTACCGTGCAACAAATACACTTGATTCCATGGTAGGCTATCGAAATGAGAAATATGTGCATTTTGGCTGGTGCTCGGCACGGACGGACGATTGGCTAAATTACATCCCAGCAAGGCTAACTGGCGTAATGCTTACGATTTCTGCACTTTTTTTTCCGAAAATGAATGCAAGGCAGGCTGGACGGGCGATAGCTGTCTTCGCACATCTTCATCCAAGCCCTAATAGCGGGATTCCTGAGTCAGCGGTTGCGGGCGCGCTTGGCATCGAGCTGGGCGGGAGAAATGTTTATTTTGGTGTTCCTAGTGAGCGTGCAAGAATGGGCTGGCCGCTGCGCGAATTGCAGCCACAGGACATTATGCAAACGGTCCGTTTATTGTATAGTGTCAGCGTCATTTTGTTTATAGGAGTGATAGCCGTATGGTTCGTCGCGAGGTAAAGCTGCAATTCCAAGCGGTTATCGCAGCTTTTCAATTTTTAACACGTTTCCCTATTCCGATTGCCGTTCCTTTTCAAGGATCTGTCCTGAAGCGAAGTGTAGTGTATTTCCCGCTTGCTGGAGCACTCATAGGTGTAAGTCTCACAGCCTTCGCCTGGTTGCTCACTCTATTTATTCCACCGTGGCCAAGCGCAGTTCTAGTGCTCGCCATATGGACCGCATTAAGCGGTGGACTGCATCTAGATGGATGGATGGACACCGCAGACGGCGTGCTCAGTCACCGTTCCCGCGAGCGTATGCTCGAAATTATGAAGGATAGCCGGGTGGGCGCGATGGGGGTGCTTGCTGCTGTCCTGCTGCTGCTGCTCAAAGCCTCATTAATGGTTGAGTTGCTAGAGGGAAATCATTTGAAATTATACTGGCCGCTGCTCTTGATTGGTCCGATATGGAGCAGAGCTTGGATGAGTGCTGCGATAGCCTTTTGGCCGAGCGCAAGGCAAGGTGAAGGAATTGGTGTATTATTTAATGAGGTTAAAGGTTTACATGCTGCGGCCTCAATGGCTGTGGCTGCACTTTGCTCGGGCTTTGTTTTTTGGATCGCTGATATGGGAGCTGCGATTTCTTTAATGTGGTTAATCGTTATTTTATTGCTCACCATCGGCAGCGGCGGACTTCTTGCTGCTTGGTTAAGCCATAAGCTTGGCGGTTTAACCGGCGATACCTATGGTGCTTTGAATGAAGCTGTGGAAGCGGTTCTGCTGCTGGCAGCTATCATTTGGATACATGCTCAGATATAGAGGAGTTGAGTTTTGAAAATGCTGGAAAGATACGGTCACGGTGGTGATCTGCGAACCGCTGAGGAAGCCTTCGGCATACCCGCCCAACAATTTGTTGATTTTAGCTCTAATATGAATCCGCTTGGTCCGCCATCAGGTGTGAAAAAAGCGTTGCATGCCTATGCGGATATGATAGATCAGTATCCTGACCCAGCCGTTCGCGGTTTGCGAAGCAAGCTGGCGCAGCGGCACAATATCGATGAGCAGTCGATTGTTGTTGGCAATGGAGCAGCAGAGCTGATTGATTTAATTGTTCGTGCTTTGCAGCCGGAATTAACGACACTCGCCATCCCTTGCTTCGATGAGTACGGTGATGCAGTTCGAAAAATAGGCGGCGCAGTATACGAAATCAAGCTTGCCGCAGAAAATCATTTTGAATGGATCATAAACGCTGAGGACGTGTGCGCTGCGGCTGCAGCGGGCTCTTTATTTATACTTGGCTCGCCAAACAATCCGACAGGCCAGCTTGTTGATCCAAGCCACATTCGATCCTTGCTTAGCATGGGCGCGTATGTCGTTGTTGATGAGGCGTTTATGGATTTTGTCCCCGATGAGTCGAGGCTCAGCCTGATTCAAGAAGCGACGCAGCATGAGAGATTGTTCGTTATTCGTTCGATGACCAAATTTTATTCTATCCCTGGTATTCGGCTGGGCTATATCGTCGGAATGCCAAGATCGTTAAGTGTGTTGAGACGTCTTCAGGTTCCCTGGAGTGTAAATTCTTTGGCGCAGCTCATAGGAGAATCGGTGCTGGAGGACTCTGAATTCGAAGAACGGTCGATACGCTGGCTGCAGCAGGAAAGGCCGTGGCTGACCGCACAGCTTGAGGATATCGGCTTTGTGGTAAACCCAAGTGCTGCTAATTATTTGCTCCTTCGTATTCCGAAGTCAGCTGGACTTAGCGCCAGCATGCTTCAGCTTGAGATGGGCAAGCGAGGGGTGCTTATCCGTGATGCTTCCCGGTTTTCCGGTCTGGATCATACCTATATTCGTGTAGCGATTAAGCTTCGCGAGCAAAATGTACAGCTAGTGGCGGCATTTAAGCAATGCTTGCAGCCTAATGAGACCCACGGCGTTAAATGATTGGAACATTAATAAGTCAGAGGAGGGGGATTCGTGACTCAGCCCTTTCGATCGGGAGACCAATATGATTCAACCATTTGGAGCGGTGTTACATTGCTGCTGAAGGAGGATCGCATTGAAGCGAGCACTCCAGAGCAATTGTATGCCCTTAGCAGTGCCATTCATCCAGGCGGCTTCTCCTATACGAATCGAATTGTAAATTGGAGAGTACCGCTGACGTATCAGTGTGATGATCCGGTTCGTGATATAATTGAGCATTGCAAAGAGTGGGGCTGCGATGCCAAAGATACGATTGGTCTGATTACTGCGGCGAAGCTGACGCATGCAGCTGTAGCAGAGGTTGAGGGAGATCGGTTTAAGCTGCTATGCTGCACGACTGTCGGGACTCGGAATGCAGCTAGAGCAGGCTTGCCGCGCAGTACCTTTCCCGCATACACCGCTGGAACGATCAATACGATTATTTTAATTGATGGACAAATGACAGAAGCTGCTATGGTTAACGCGATCATAACGGCAACGGAAGCAAAAACTGCGGCACTGCAGCAGTTAGGCATTATAGAGCAAGCGAACGGACAAGCAGCAACCGGAACGACAACAGACGCTATCGTAATTGGCGTTAGCCAGGCGGCAAGCTGGAATGCGCTGCACGCCTATGCTGGCGTAGCGACGACGATCGGCTGTGCCATTGGCGAAGCTGTTTATGATACGGTGCTTGAGGCAACTCGTACTCAGCATGAGGACTGATCTATTTATAATGGAGGTGTTCTCCCTTGATTCGAATTGATGGATATACGAAAAACAAAGAATGGTGGACGGACCTGACTTTCGAGGATCTCGAATCGGAAAAGCTCGATTGGTATTGGGTTGATTTTTTTAACCCTACTGAGGAAGAATGCAAGCATCTTGAAACTTTTTTTCACTTTCATCCGTTAGCCATTGAGGATTGCTATCAATTGCTGCAGCGGCCTAAGCTGGATCATTACGAGGATGTTCATTTTATGGTGCTGCATGAGGTGGAGTGGAAGACGTTAACTATCAATGAAATTAATATGTTTATCGGACCCCATTTTCTAGTGACCTTTCATTATGCCTCATCTCCTGAAATCAATGATGCCCGAAGCAAGCTGATGTCTAGCACAAAAATAGGCGAGACTGGCCAAATTTATGCGGCGTATCTCATTATAGACAAGCTTGTGGATCAATATTTCCCTGCGGTTCATGAGCTTGAGGATCAGCTTCTGGATATGGAGGTTGGGAGCAATGATCAAAGCCAGACAGTCATGAGTGATATTTTCAACATTCGCTCGCGATTGCTTCGGCTTCGAAAAACGATTATGCCTATGCGGGATTTATTGTATCGACTGACGAATACAGATCGAATTCAAGGGCTAAAGCCATATTTGGCTTTTTATCATGATATTTATGATCATCTGATTAAACTTTCTGAGATGATAGATTCAAGCAGAGAGATGACGGCTGACCTTCGTGACAGCTATATTTCGTTCAATTCAAATCGGATGAATAACATTATGAAAACTCTTACCGTAATTACGACTATATTTATGCCGTTAACCTTTATGGCGGGCGTTTATGGAATGAATTTTCGCAATATGCCCGAGCTTGAATGGAGTTGGGGATATTTTGCAGTATTAATAGTCATGCTCATCATCGGGGTTTCTATGTATGCATGGTTTCGAAGAAAAGGATGGTTTAAATGAGGAATGTTAAGGGGAATAGCCCATCATGGAAATGAAAGAATCCACTCCAACGAGCAAAAAAAACTGGATTGCGATTGTAGGGATATTGGCGGCCATATTTATTGGTCTTGCTGTCATGCTTTATTTGATGATTATTGCGCTTGGCAACCGCTCGGCGGCGAATACGTTGAAGCTGGAGCAAACACTCCACTATACTTATTTTACTAAAGCCTCTTCAAACGGCATGAAGCTCCATGTGCTGGAGACGAAGCCTGCTTATGTAACTCTAGAAACGATTAATAATAACGTTACCTTGTCAGGGAAGGTTGGCATTAATGGTGGATTTTTTTATGGAAATCAGCTGCTCAGCATCGGCATGGTAAATAGTCTTCCGGTTAACAGGGATATTGGCAACTTTGGCATCGGGGATGAGAACGTAAAATATGCACGCGGGACGCTCGTTTGGGATGGGGCAGCGGATGAATTAAGCGTTCAGGTTGCCAGCAAAGCATCAGAGCTGAAGGTAAAGGACCATACTCGATTTTGGGCACAGGGAGGCATCAGCATGAGTCTTGGCAAGGACGAGGCTTGGGCTCAGCAGGCCAAAAAGGAAAATGCGCCTTTCTCAGAGGAAGAGCGACTTCGCTCAGCTGCGGTATATGACCTCTCGGGTACCTTGTATCTTATCGTAAGTGAGACAAAAGGTTCATTAGCTCTGTTTCGTGAGGCAATTGTTAATAGTATTGGTGACGGTAAGCTTGTTGATGGTATATTTCTTGATGGTGACGGCTCCTCACAGCTATTCAGCAAAGAGGCAGCCTTGCCTGGTGATAATCGGCCCGTAGTACAAATGCTGCGCATTGTAAAATAAGTAGGGGAAAAGTGAAGGGGAAATCTGCATGAATCCATTGCAATTGCCGATTGATGCGGTGTTGCCTGAGCTGCTGGCGTCTCTGGTCAGCGGTACAAATGCCGTATTGGTAGCTGAGCCGGGAGCGGGAAAGACGACGCGCGTACCGCTTGCGCTGCTCGATCAGCCATGGCTTGCCGGCAAAAAAATTATAATGCTGGAGCCGCGCAGACTTGCTGCACGCTCCGCTGCACAATTTATGGCGAAGTCACTAGGCGAGCGGACAGGTGAAACCGTTGGCTACCGTGTCCGATTGGATTCACGTGTGAGCTCGCGTACTCGCATTGAGGTCATTACGGAGGGGGTACTCACCCGAATGCTGCAAGAGGATCCAGCGCTTGAGCAGGTGGGAGCTATTTTGTTTGACGAGTTCCATGAGCGGCATTTGCACGGCGATCTTGGCTTAACGCTTTGTTTACAGTCGCAGCAGCTGCTGCGCGAGGATCTGCGCCTTGTCGTCATGTCGGCAACGCTTGCTTCGGGGCCGGTTGCCGAGCTGCTGGGCGATGCTCCGGTTATTCGCAGTGAAGGCAGAGTGTTTCCCGTAGCAACATATTACGCGAAAGCTAAGCACACAGGGCCGGTGGAGTCCCATATGGTACAAACAATTGCTGCGGCGCTGCGGGCGCATGAGGGCGATGTGCTTGCCTTCCTGCCGGGCGTTGCCGAGATACGGCGAACGGCGAGAGGTTTAGCGGAAGCAGCGCTTCCAGCAAATATTCGTATTGAGGAGCTGCATGGCGGCTTGCCGCTGGAGAAGCAGGATGCGGCTGTAGCTCCCTGCCGCTCTGGCGAGAGGAAAATTGTGCTAGCTACTTCAATAGCGGAGTCGAGCTTGACGGTTGAAGGCGTTATGATTGTCGTTGACTGCGGGTTAATGCGTATACCTCGTTTCTCTCCGAGAACTGGAATGACTCGGCTGGAGACAGTAGCCGTATCCGCTGCATCCGCAAATCAGCGGCGCGGCAGAGCAGGACGTTTAGCGCCGGGCTGCTGCTACAGGCTCTGGACAGAGTCTGAGCAGCACTTTTTGCCTGAGCAAAGCACTCCTGAAATTCTTGAAGCAGACCTAGCTTCTCTTACACTAGAACTGGCGGTATGGGGGATTCAAGATCCGCTGGAGCTTAGCTGGCTGACCCCGCCTCCAGCTGCAGCATATGAACAAGCGAGCGCATTACTACGGCAATTAAATGCGATCAATGTCGAAGGAAAGCCGACAGCCGAAGGGCTGCAAATGGCGAAGCTAGGACTGCACCCTCGTCTTGGCGCGATGATTCTAAAGGCATCCGAGCAAGGATCGCTGCAAGAGGCTTGCCATTTGGCTGCGCTGTTAACGGAAAGGGATCTGCTTCCACAGGAGAGAAATGTTGATATGCAGCTACGGCTGGATCTTTTCTATCAGCTAACTGGAAGAAACCATCAGGCTCATCAAAGTAATCAAAGCCGGCAGCTCGACATTCAAGCTGCATTTCGAATAAGTGCTCAAGCGGAGCAATGGGAACGATTGGTTGCGCAAGAGAGTAAAAGCCAATCACAAAGGAAAGAACCACTTCCGCTTGGTGTTCTTTTGGCTTATGCATATCCAGATCGGATTGCTCAAAGACGCAGCGACGGCCGGCATTTATTAGCAAATGGAAGAGGCGCAGTGCTGCCTGAGCTCCAGCCATTATCCAGATCAGCGTTTCTTGCAGCCTGTGAGCTTGATGATGCTGGAGCTGAGAGCCGAATACGGCTTGCCGCGGAGCTAAGCTTAGAAGAGTTAAACACCTATCTAGGCTCCTATCTCTCTACAGAAAACGTGGTAGAGTGGGAACCGTCTGCTCAAGCTGTGCGAGCGAGAAAACGAGTTCGATTAGGCAGCATTGTGCTGAAAGAATCTATACTACAACAGCCAGATGAAGAGCAAGTGGCTGCCGCCTTGCTGATGGCCATTAGACAAGCAGGCTTCACCATGCTTCCAATGAGCAGGCAGGCGCAGCAGATGAAGGCTCGCATGAAGCTGATGTCACTTGCCGGTGAGGATTGGCCTAATGCCTCTGACGAAGCTCTGCTGAACACGCTCGAAGATTGGCTCGAGCCGCATATTTATGGAATGCGAAGCCGCTCGGATCTACAGAAGCTGCCGATGGTGCAACTGCTGGAAGGAAGACTCAGCTGGAAGCAGAAGCAGGAGCTGGACGAGCAGGTGCCAACACATATCGTTGTTCCAAGCGGTTCACGCATACCAGTAGACTATAGTGACCCGGAGTCGCCAGTGCTTGCTGTTCGATTGCAGGAGCTGTTTGGCATGAAGGATACGCCTAGACTAGCGAGAGGCAAGCTTCCCGTAACTTTGCATTTATTGTCGCCTTCACAGCGTCCTGTTCAAGTAACGCGGGATCTCAGAAGCTTTTGGGAGAATGCCTATTTCGAGGTGAAGAAGGATTTAAAGGGTAGATACCCGAAGCATTCCTGGCCGGATGATCCTTATGCGGCAATGCCAACGAATCGGACGAAGCCCAGACAAGGTTGATTTTTTGAAACGCGCCACCGCCATAAGGATGGCGACAGCCGTTTCACCTTGAAATATAGGAAAGTATATCATTTCGCTATACTTTCTCTATATTTCTCCGGAATGAAACGCGCCACCGCCATAAGGATGGCGACAGCCGTTTCACCTTGAAATATAGGAAAGTATATCATTTCGCTATACTTTCTCTATATTTCTCCGGAATGAAACGCGCCACCGCCATAGGGACGGCGACAGCCGTTTCACCTTGATCCGCACCATACATGTTCTAACTAAATGTAGAGAGGGTGTGCTTTAATATTACTACATTATATCTATTAATTATTTATGTTCTTCTTATTAATGTCTATACGTTTGCGATCATGGGTTTAGATAAATCGAGAGCCAAAAAGCATCGTCAGCGTATATCCGAAAACAGATTATTTACCCTTAGCGCCATCGGCGGAGCTGGAGGGACATGGCTTGCGATGAAGGCATGGCGTCATAAGACGAAGCACCGCTCCTTTACCGTCGGCATTCCCTTTTTGTTTGGTTTAAATTTGCTGCTGCTAATTGGCGCATTGTGGCTTATTGGAATAACTGCAAACTCTTAATTGCTTTGAGAAGCTGTCCTATGTTATATTGGGGCTTCTCTTTTTTTTTCTAGCACATCAAAACTTAGGAGGTAACTGACTTGACAGTTCAAAGTGCCTATCAAGAGGAGCAGGATCGGTTAACGGAAGCATTGCATGACATTATGAGACAGCTGCAAGAGATCGGCCCACGCTATAAGGGCGATGATTTTACGGAGCAAATGCTCGATCTACAGCAAGAGGAACGGCGACTAAGGCTTGAAATATCTAAGCGTGAGCCTTATTTTGGCCGTATTGATTTTCAAGAGCTGCCCGCAGAAGGGCAGAAACCATTATATATTGGCAAAGCAGGCGTAGCCAAGCAAGACAGCAACGAGCTTCTCGTTATTGACTGGCGTGCGCCGGCAGCAAGCGTATTTTATTCCTTTACTGGCGGCGATGCGCCTGCTTCCTATGAATCGCCTGATGGGGAAATCGAAGGCTACGTTCATTTAAAACGGAATTTCGTGATTCGTCAGGGCGAGATCGTTCGCTTGGTGGATAGCTATGTGCGAGGCCAGGAGGAAGGCAACGTTACCGACGAATTTCTGTTATATCGTCTAGGCGAGAACAAGGACAACAAGCTGCGGGACATCGTATCGACGATTCAAGGCGAGCAGGATAGAATTATTCGTGCGGATCGAAATAAAGCTTTGTTTATACAGGGAGTAGCAGGCAGCGGTAAAACAACGGTTGCGCTGCATCGCCTTGCTTTCTTGCTCTATCAGTACGCTGACCGCATGCGGGCGGAGCGCATGATTAT from Paenibacillus sp. FSL H8-0548 encodes the following:
- a CDS encoding adenosylcobinamide amidohydrolase produces the protein MTQPFRSGDQYDSTIWSGVTLLLKEDRIEASTPEQLYALSSAIHPGGFSYTNRIVNWRVPLTYQCDDPVRDIIEHCKEWGCDAKDTIGLITAAKLTHAAVAEVEGDRFKLLCCTTVGTRNAARAGLPRSTFPAYTAGTINTIILIDGQMTEAAMVNAIITATEAKTAALQQLGIIEQANGQAATGTTTDAIVIGVSQAASWNALHAYAGVATTIGCAIGEAVYDTVLEATRTQHED
- the cobD gene encoding threonine-phosphate decarboxylase CobD; translated protein: MLERYGHGGDLRTAEEAFGIPAQQFVDFSSNMNPLGPPSGVKKALHAYADMIDQYPDPAVRGLRSKLAQRHNIDEQSIVVGNGAAELIDLIVRALQPELTTLAIPCFDEYGDAVRKIGGAVYEIKLAAENHFEWIINAEDVCAAAAAGSLFILGSPNNPTGQLVDPSHIRSLLSMGAYVVVDEAFMDFVPDESRLSLIQEATQHERLFVIRSMTKFYSIPGIRLGYIVGMPRSLSVLRRLQVPWSVNSLAQLIGESVLEDSEFEERSIRWLQQERPWLTAQLEDIGFVVNPSAANYLLLRIPKSAGLSASMLQLEMGKRGVLIRDASRFSGLDHTYIRVAIKLREQNVQLVAAFKQCLQPNETHGVK
- the corA gene encoding magnesium/cobalt transporter CorA translates to MIRIDGYTKNKEWWTDLTFEDLESEKLDWYWVDFFNPTEEECKHLETFFHFHPLAIEDCYQLLQRPKLDHYEDVHFMVLHEVEWKTLTINEINMFIGPHFLVTFHYASSPEINDARSKLMSSTKIGETGQIYAAYLIIDKLVDQYFPAVHELEDQLLDMEVGSNDQSQTVMSDIFNIRSRLLRLRKTIMPMRDLLYRLTNTDRIQGLKPYLAFYHDIYDHLIKLSEMIDSSREMTADLRDSYISFNSNRMNNIMKTLTVITTIFMPLTFMAGVYGMNFRNMPELEWSWGYFAVLIVMLIIGVSMYAWFRRKGWFK
- the hrpB gene encoding ATP-dependent helicase HrpB → MNPLQLPIDAVLPELLASLVSGTNAVLVAEPGAGKTTRVPLALLDQPWLAGKKIIMLEPRRLAARSAAQFMAKSLGERTGETVGYRVRLDSRVSSRTRIEVITEGVLTRMLQEDPALEQVGAILFDEFHERHLHGDLGLTLCLQSQQLLREDLRLVVMSATLASGPVAELLGDAPVIRSEGRVFPVATYYAKAKHTGPVESHMVQTIAAALRAHEGDVLAFLPGVAEIRRTARGLAEAALPANIRIEELHGGLPLEKQDAAVAPCRSGERKIVLATSIAESSLTVEGVMIVVDCGLMRIPRFSPRTGMTRLETVAVSAASANQRRGRAGRLAPGCCYRLWTESEQHFLPEQSTPEILEADLASLTLELAVWGIQDPLELSWLTPPPAAAYEQASALLRQLNAINVEGKPTAEGLQMAKLGLHPRLGAMILKASEQGSLQEACHLAALLTERDLLPQERNVDMQLRLDLFYQLTGRNHQAHQSNQSRQLDIQAAFRISAQAEQWERLVAQESKSQSQRKEPLPLGVLLAYAYPDRIAQRRSDGRHLLANGRGAVLPELQPLSRSAFLAACELDDAGAESRIRLAAELSLEELNTYLGSYLSTENVVEWEPSAQAVRARKRVRLGSIVLKESILQQPDEEQVAAALLMAIRQAGFTMLPMSRQAQQMKARMKLMSLAGEDWPNASDEALLNTLEDWLEPHIYGMRSRSDLQKLPMVQLLEGRLSWKQKQELDEQVPTHIVVPSGSRIPVDYSDPESPVLAVRLQELFGMKDTPRLARGKLPVTLHLLSPSQRPVQVTRDLRSFWENAYFEVKKDLKGRYPKHSWPDDPYAAMPTNRTKPRQG
- the cobS gene encoding adenosylcobinamide-GDP ribazoletransferase, which gives rise to MVRREVKLQFQAVIAAFQFLTRFPIPIAVPFQGSVLKRSVVYFPLAGALIGVSLTAFAWLLTLFIPPWPSAVLVLAIWTALSGGLHLDGWMDTADGVLSHRSRERMLEIMKDSRVGAMGVLAAVLLLLLKASLMVELLEGNHLKLYWPLLLIGPIWSRAWMSAAIAFWPSARQGEGIGVLFNEVKGLHAAASMAVAALCSGFVFWIADMGAAISLMWLIVILLLTIGSGGLLAAWLSHKLGGLTGDTYGALNEAVEAVLLLAAIIWIHAQI